From the genome of Mustela lutreola isolate mMusLut2 chromosome 16, mMusLut2.pri, whole genome shotgun sequence, one region includes:
- the CENPT gene encoding centromere protein T isoform X4, with the protein MAEAMAERYNRDSEPTTRTLLRRLLDTADTHTPRRRRSARIGAQKALLETPSSRRLSTPTKMNVRRGSHRARSIGRLAHVHTSGNLEEQTPRTLLKNIILTAPESSIMTPKSVVKPVPTPQVVRSSRQESSRGSLELQLPELEPPTTLALGLLAPGRRKQRLRLSVFQQEMDQGLPLSQAEPRGNASASSLTSSLSLTFASPLQTQSVQRPGLARRPPTRRAVDVGAFLQDLRDTSLALASPGDSLRTPVATLPTDTVLEDTQPFSQPLVGHSPSVYHSLPFLSHTEAENSERAVSRRTQSSGSRLQNHNPGKPAQLLAGKAKKIDVLAVSLPNNSSAISGEDGVEPLQDGVGEEAEERMEESLSVSEVMGSTGTQGSVRTEKSKGHGEMTEALEAKEPEGSSEDEDISGRTASPELASSTTEFLQARRPQFLEPAPPPSTTVLSSEPLEPLPTRHPPRARTHGPRPRQDPHKTGLSHYVKLFSFYAKMPMEKKALEMVEKCLDKYFQHLCDDLEVFSAHAGRKTVRPEDLELLMRRQGLVNDQVSLHVLVERHLPLEYRQLLIPCAFSGNSVFPVQ; encoded by the exons ATGGCTGAGGCGATGGCGGAGCGCTACAATCGCGACAGCGAGCCTACGACGCGCACGCTCTTGCGGCGCCTGCTGGATACTGCGGATACGCATACCCCGCGGCGACGCCGGAGTGCTAGAATTGG TGCCCAGAAAGCTCTACTTGAAACACCTTCCTCCAGGAGGCTGAGCACCCCAACAAAGATGAATGTGAGGCGAGGTTCCCATAGAGCTAGG TCTATTGGCAGGTTGGCCCATGTTCATACCAGTGGGAACCTGGAGGAACAGACACCCCGGACTCTGCTGAAAAACATAATTCTAACTG CCCCAGAATCTTCCATCATGACGCCAAAATCTGTGGTGAAGCCAGTGCCAACACCGCAAGTGGTCCGGTCCTCTAGACAGGAAAGCAGTCGGGGCAG CCTGGAGCTGCAACTTCCTGAGCTTGAGCCCCCCACAACCCTGGCTCTAGGTCTTCTGGCTCCtggcaggaggaagcagaggctgagATTGTCAGTGTTTCAGCAAGAAATGGACCAGGGACTGCCTCTCTCCCAAG cAGAGCCTCGTGGGAATGCCAGTGCCTCCTCCCTCACCAG cTCCCTCAGTTTGACCTTTGCCTCACCTCTCCAAACACAGTCAGTACAAAGGCCTGGCTTGGCTCGCAGACCTCCTACCCGCCGAGCTGTAGATGTGGGTGCATTTTTGCAGGATCTGCGAGATACTTCTTTGGCCTTGGCTTCTCCAG GTGACAGCCTCAGAACCCCTGTTGCCACCCTGCCAACGGATACCGTTTTGGAGGACACTCAGCCCTTCTCCCAGCCCTTGGTTGGCCATTCCCCCAGTGTGTACCActccctgccctttctctctcacactgaGGCGGAAAATTCTGAGAGGGCTGTCAGTCGTAGGACACAGAGCAGTGGGTCTAGGCTGCAGAACCACA ATCCTGGAAAACCAGCTCAACTTCTGGcaggaaaggcaaagaaaattgATGTCCTTGCTGTGAGCCTCCCAAACAATAGCAGTGCTATCTCTGGAGAAGATGGAGTAGAGCCCTTACAGGATGGAGTTGGCgaggaggcagaggaaaggaTGGAGGAAAGTTTGAGTGTGAGTGAAGTGATGGGCTCAACAGGAACACAAGGTTCTGTCAGGACAGAAAAGTCTAAGGGACATGGAGAAATGACAGAAGCTCTTGAGGCCAAGGAGCCAGAAGGATCTTCAGAAGATGAGGACATCTCTGGCAGGACAG CAAGTCCAGAGTTGGCCTCCAGCACCACTGAGTTTCTTCAGGCCAGGCGACCTCAGTTTCTTGAGCCAGCCCCACCGCCTAGCACTACAGT CTTATCTTCAGAGCCTCTGGAGCCTCTACCGACCAGGCATCCCCCCAGGGCCCGAACCCATGGCCCCAGGCCCCGTCAAGATCCCCACAAGACTGGATTGAGCCACTATGTGAAACTCTTTAGCTTCTATGCTAAGATGCCCATGGAGAAGAAGGCTCTTGAGATGGTAGAGAAGTG CCTGGACAAGTATTTCCAGCATCTTTGTGATGACCTGGAGGTATTTTCTGCTCATGCTGGCCGCAAGACTGTGAGGCCAGAGGACCTGGAACTGTTGATGCGACG GCAGGGCCTGGTCAACGACCAAGTCTCCCTGCATGTGCTTGTGGAGCGGCATCTGCCCCTGGAGTACCGGCAGCTGCTCATCCCTTGTGCATTCAGTGGCAACTCTGTCTTCCCTGTGCAGTAG
- the CENPT gene encoding centromere protein T isoform X1, whose translation MKKPRLRRVDTFVQVHSQVKVPPKPGYNHRNTLLAPLSSRVRTATPVRPCGSLARVDLNAAAGRRRLRLPQRLGGGWLRRWRSATIATASLRRARSCGACWILRIRIPRGDAGVLELGMAGSCPSVAQKALLETPSSRRLSTPTKMNVRRGSHRARSIGRLAHVHTSGNLEEQTPRTLLKNIILTAPESSIMTPKSVVKPVPTPQVVRSSRQESSRGSLELQLPELEPPTTLALGLLAPGRRKQRLRLSVFQQEMDQGLPLSQAEPRGNASASSLTSSLSLTFASPLQTQSVQRPGLARRPPTRRAVDVGAFLQDLRDTSLALASPGDSLRTPVATLPTDTVLEDTQPFSQPLVGHSPSVYHSLPFLSHTEAENSERAVSRRTQSSGSRLQNHNPGKPAQLLAGKAKKIDVLAVSLPNNSSAISGEDGVEPLQDGVGEEAEERMEESLSVSEVMGSTGTQGSVRTEKSKGHGEMTEALEAKEPEGSSEDEDISGRTASPELASSTTEFLQARRPQFLEPAPPPSTTVLSSEPLEPLPTRHPPRARTHGPRPRQDPHKTGLSHYVKLFSFYAKMPMEKKALEMVEKCLDKYFQHLCDDLEVFSAHAGRKTVRPEDLELLMRRQGLVNDQVSLHVLVERHLPLEYRQLLIPCAFSGNSVFPVQ comes from the exons atgaagaaaccaaggcttcGACGGGTTGACACGTTTGTCCAGGTGCACTCCCAAGTAAAAGTGCCTCCAAAACCAGGTTACAACCATCGCAACACATTGCTCGCGCCTCTGAGCAGTAGGGTTAGAACTGCAACTCCCGTGAGGCCGTGCGGCAGCCTCGCGAGAGTTGACTTAAATGCTGCGGCGGGAAGGCGGCGGCTTCGGCTACCTCAGCGGTTGGGAGGCGGATGGCTGAGGCGATGGCGGAGCGCTACAATCGCGACAGCGAGCCTACGACGCGCACGCTCTTGCGGCGCCTGCTGGATACTGCGGATACGCATACCCCGCGGCGACGCCGGAGTGCTAGAATTGGGTATGGCGGGGAGCTGCCCGAGCGT TGCCCAGAAAGCTCTACTTGAAACACCTTCCTCCAGGAGGCTGAGCACCCCAACAAAGATGAATGTGAGGCGAGGTTCCCATAGAGCTAGG TCTATTGGCAGGTTGGCCCATGTTCATACCAGTGGGAACCTGGAGGAACAGACACCCCGGACTCTGCTGAAAAACATAATTCTAACTG CCCCAGAATCTTCCATCATGACGCCAAAATCTGTGGTGAAGCCAGTGCCAACACCGCAAGTGGTCCGGTCCTCTAGACAGGAAAGCAGTCGGGGCAG CCTGGAGCTGCAACTTCCTGAGCTTGAGCCCCCCACAACCCTGGCTCTAGGTCTTCTGGCTCCtggcaggaggaagcagaggctgagATTGTCAGTGTTTCAGCAAGAAATGGACCAGGGACTGCCTCTCTCCCAAG cAGAGCCTCGTGGGAATGCCAGTGCCTCCTCCCTCACCAG cTCCCTCAGTTTGACCTTTGCCTCACCTCTCCAAACACAGTCAGTACAAAGGCCTGGCTTGGCTCGCAGACCTCCTACCCGCCGAGCTGTAGATGTGGGTGCATTTTTGCAGGATCTGCGAGATACTTCTTTGGCCTTGGCTTCTCCAG GTGACAGCCTCAGAACCCCTGTTGCCACCCTGCCAACGGATACCGTTTTGGAGGACACTCAGCCCTTCTCCCAGCCCTTGGTTGGCCATTCCCCCAGTGTGTACCActccctgccctttctctctcacactgaGGCGGAAAATTCTGAGAGGGCTGTCAGTCGTAGGACACAGAGCAGTGGGTCTAGGCTGCAGAACCACA ATCCTGGAAAACCAGCTCAACTTCTGGcaggaaaggcaaagaaaattgATGTCCTTGCTGTGAGCCTCCCAAACAATAGCAGTGCTATCTCTGGAGAAGATGGAGTAGAGCCCTTACAGGATGGAGTTGGCgaggaggcagaggaaaggaTGGAGGAAAGTTTGAGTGTGAGTGAAGTGATGGGCTCAACAGGAACACAAGGTTCTGTCAGGACAGAAAAGTCTAAGGGACATGGAGAAATGACAGAAGCTCTTGAGGCCAAGGAGCCAGAAGGATCTTCAGAAGATGAGGACATCTCTGGCAGGACAG CAAGTCCAGAGTTGGCCTCCAGCACCACTGAGTTTCTTCAGGCCAGGCGACCTCAGTTTCTTGAGCCAGCCCCACCGCCTAGCACTACAGT CTTATCTTCAGAGCCTCTGGAGCCTCTACCGACCAGGCATCCCCCCAGGGCCCGAACCCATGGCCCCAGGCCCCGTCAAGATCCCCACAAGACTGGATTGAGCCACTATGTGAAACTCTTTAGCTTCTATGCTAAGATGCCCATGGAGAAGAAGGCTCTTGAGATGGTAGAGAAGTG CCTGGACAAGTATTTCCAGCATCTTTGTGATGACCTGGAGGTATTTTCTGCTCATGCTGGCCGCAAGACTGTGAGGCCAGAGGACCTGGAACTGTTGATGCGACG GCAGGGCCTGGTCAACGACCAAGTCTCCCTGCATGTGCTTGTGGAGCGGCATCTGCCCCTGGAGTACCGGCAGCTGCTCATCCCTTGTGCATTCAGTGGCAACTCTGTCTTCCCTGTGCAGTAG
- the CENPT gene encoding centromere protein T isoform X3, which produces MAGSCPSVAQKALLETPSSRRLSTPTKMNVRRGSHRARSIGRLAHVHTSGNLEEQTPRTLLKNIILTAPESSIMTPKSVVKPVPTPQVVRSSRQESSRGSLELQLPELEPPTTLALGLLAPGRRKQRLRLSVFQQEMDQGLPLSQAEPRGNASASSLTSSLSLTFASPLQTQSVQRPGLARRPPTRRAVDVGAFLQDLRDTSLALASPGDSLRTPVATLPTDTVLEDTQPFSQPLVGHSPNPGKPAQLLAGKAKKIDVLAVSLPNNSSAISGEDGVEPLQDGVGEEAEERMEESLSVSEVMGSTGTQGSVRTEKSKGHGEMTEALEAKEPEGSSEDEDISGRTASPELASSTTEFLQARRPQFLEPAPPPSTTVLSSEPLEPLPTRHPPRARTHGPRPRQDPHKTGLSHYVKLFSFYAKMPMEKKALEMVEKCLDKYFQHLCDDLEVFSAHAGRKTVRPEDLELLMRRQGLVNDQVSLHVLVERHLPLEYRQLLIPCAFSGNSVFPVQ; this is translated from the exons ATGGCGGGGAGCTGCCCGAGCGT TGCCCAGAAAGCTCTACTTGAAACACCTTCCTCCAGGAGGCTGAGCACCCCAACAAAGATGAATGTGAGGCGAGGTTCCCATAGAGCTAGG TCTATTGGCAGGTTGGCCCATGTTCATACCAGTGGGAACCTGGAGGAACAGACACCCCGGACTCTGCTGAAAAACATAATTCTAACTG CCCCAGAATCTTCCATCATGACGCCAAAATCTGTGGTGAAGCCAGTGCCAACACCGCAAGTGGTCCGGTCCTCTAGACAGGAAAGCAGTCGGGGCAG CCTGGAGCTGCAACTTCCTGAGCTTGAGCCCCCCACAACCCTGGCTCTAGGTCTTCTGGCTCCtggcaggaggaagcagaggctgagATTGTCAGTGTTTCAGCAAGAAATGGACCAGGGACTGCCTCTCTCCCAAG cAGAGCCTCGTGGGAATGCCAGTGCCTCCTCCCTCACCAG cTCCCTCAGTTTGACCTTTGCCTCACCTCTCCAAACACAGTCAGTACAAAGGCCTGGCTTGGCTCGCAGACCTCCTACCCGCCGAGCTGTAGATGTGGGTGCATTTTTGCAGGATCTGCGAGATACTTCTTTGGCCTTGGCTTCTCCAG GTGACAGCCTCAGAACCCCTGTTGCCACCCTGCCAACGGATACCGTTTTGGAGGACACTCAGCCCTTCTCCCAGCCCTTGGTTGGCCATTCCCCCA ATCCTGGAAAACCAGCTCAACTTCTGGcaggaaaggcaaagaaaattgATGTCCTTGCTGTGAGCCTCCCAAACAATAGCAGTGCTATCTCTGGAGAAGATGGAGTAGAGCCCTTACAGGATGGAGTTGGCgaggaggcagaggaaaggaTGGAGGAAAGTTTGAGTGTGAGTGAAGTGATGGGCTCAACAGGAACACAAGGTTCTGTCAGGACAGAAAAGTCTAAGGGACATGGAGAAATGACAGAAGCTCTTGAGGCCAAGGAGCCAGAAGGATCTTCAGAAGATGAGGACATCTCTGGCAGGACAG CAAGTCCAGAGTTGGCCTCCAGCACCACTGAGTTTCTTCAGGCCAGGCGACCTCAGTTTCTTGAGCCAGCCCCACCGCCTAGCACTACAGT CTTATCTTCAGAGCCTCTGGAGCCTCTACCGACCAGGCATCCCCCCAGGGCCCGAACCCATGGCCCCAGGCCCCGTCAAGATCCCCACAAGACTGGATTGAGCCACTATGTGAAACTCTTTAGCTTCTATGCTAAGATGCCCATGGAGAAGAAGGCTCTTGAGATGGTAGAGAAGTG CCTGGACAAGTATTTCCAGCATCTTTGTGATGACCTGGAGGTATTTTCTGCTCATGCTGGCCGCAAGACTGTGAGGCCAGAGGACCTGGAACTGTTGATGCGACG GCAGGGCCTGGTCAACGACCAAGTCTCCCTGCATGTGCTTGTGGAGCGGCATCTGCCCCTGGAGTACCGGCAGCTGCTCATCCCTTGTGCATTCAGTGGCAACTCTGTCTTCCCTGTGCAGTAG
- the CENPT gene encoding centromere protein T isoform X5, giving the protein MAEAMAERYNRDSEPTTRTLLRRLLDTADTHTPRRRRSARIGAQKALLETPSSRRLSTPTKMNVRRGSHRARSIGRLAHVHTSGNLEEQTPRTLLKNIILTAPESSIMTPKSVVKPVPTPQVVRSSRQESSRGSLELQLPELEPPTTLALGLLAPGRRKQRLRLSVFQQEMDQGLPLSQEPRGNASASSLTSSLSLTFASPLQTQSVQRPGLARRPPTRRAVDVGAFLQDLRDTSLALASPGDSLRTPVATLPTDTVLEDTQPFSQPLVGHSPSVYHSLPFLSHTEAENSERAVSRRTQSSGSRLQNHNPGKPAQLLAGKAKKIDVLAVSLPNNSSAISGEDGVEPLQDGVGEEAEERMEESLSVSEVMGSTGTQGSVRTEKSKGHGEMTEALEAKEPEGSSEDEDISGRTASPELASSTTEFLQARRPQFLEPAPPPSTTVLSSEPLEPLPTRHPPRARTHGPRPRQDPHKTGLSHYVKLFSFYAKMPMEKKALEMVEKCLDKYFQHLCDDLEVFSAHAGRKTVRPEDLELLMRRQGLVNDQVSLHVLVERHLPLEYRQLLIPCAFSGNSVFPVQ; this is encoded by the exons ATGGCTGAGGCGATGGCGGAGCGCTACAATCGCGACAGCGAGCCTACGACGCGCACGCTCTTGCGGCGCCTGCTGGATACTGCGGATACGCATACCCCGCGGCGACGCCGGAGTGCTAGAATTGG TGCCCAGAAAGCTCTACTTGAAACACCTTCCTCCAGGAGGCTGAGCACCCCAACAAAGATGAATGTGAGGCGAGGTTCCCATAGAGCTAGG TCTATTGGCAGGTTGGCCCATGTTCATACCAGTGGGAACCTGGAGGAACAGACACCCCGGACTCTGCTGAAAAACATAATTCTAACTG CCCCAGAATCTTCCATCATGACGCCAAAATCTGTGGTGAAGCCAGTGCCAACACCGCAAGTGGTCCGGTCCTCTAGACAGGAAAGCAGTCGGGGCAG CCTGGAGCTGCAACTTCCTGAGCTTGAGCCCCCCACAACCCTGGCTCTAGGTCTTCTGGCTCCtggcaggaggaagcagaggctgagATTGTCAGTGTTTCAGCAAGAAATGGACCAGGGACTGCCTCTCTCCCAAG AGCCTCGTGGGAATGCCAGTGCCTCCTCCCTCACCAG cTCCCTCAGTTTGACCTTTGCCTCACCTCTCCAAACACAGTCAGTACAAAGGCCTGGCTTGGCTCGCAGACCTCCTACCCGCCGAGCTGTAGATGTGGGTGCATTTTTGCAGGATCTGCGAGATACTTCTTTGGCCTTGGCTTCTCCAG GTGACAGCCTCAGAACCCCTGTTGCCACCCTGCCAACGGATACCGTTTTGGAGGACACTCAGCCCTTCTCCCAGCCCTTGGTTGGCCATTCCCCCAGTGTGTACCActccctgccctttctctctcacactgaGGCGGAAAATTCTGAGAGGGCTGTCAGTCGTAGGACACAGAGCAGTGGGTCTAGGCTGCAGAACCACA ATCCTGGAAAACCAGCTCAACTTCTGGcaggaaaggcaaagaaaattgATGTCCTTGCTGTGAGCCTCCCAAACAATAGCAGTGCTATCTCTGGAGAAGATGGAGTAGAGCCCTTACAGGATGGAGTTGGCgaggaggcagaggaaaggaTGGAGGAAAGTTTGAGTGTGAGTGAAGTGATGGGCTCAACAGGAACACAAGGTTCTGTCAGGACAGAAAAGTCTAAGGGACATGGAGAAATGACAGAAGCTCTTGAGGCCAAGGAGCCAGAAGGATCTTCAGAAGATGAGGACATCTCTGGCAGGACAG CAAGTCCAGAGTTGGCCTCCAGCACCACTGAGTTTCTTCAGGCCAGGCGACCTCAGTTTCTTGAGCCAGCCCCACCGCCTAGCACTACAGT CTTATCTTCAGAGCCTCTGGAGCCTCTACCGACCAGGCATCCCCCCAGGGCCCGAACCCATGGCCCCAGGCCCCGTCAAGATCCCCACAAGACTGGATTGAGCCACTATGTGAAACTCTTTAGCTTCTATGCTAAGATGCCCATGGAGAAGAAGGCTCTTGAGATGGTAGAGAAGTG CCTGGACAAGTATTTCCAGCATCTTTGTGATGACCTGGAGGTATTTTCTGCTCATGCTGGCCGCAAGACTGTGAGGCCAGAGGACCTGGAACTGTTGATGCGACG GCAGGGCCTGGTCAACGACCAAGTCTCCCTGCATGTGCTTGTGGAGCGGCATCTGCCCCTGGAGTACCGGCAGCTGCTCATCCCTTGTGCATTCAGTGGCAACTCTGTCTTCCCTGTGCAGTAG
- the CENPT gene encoding centromere protein T isoform X2, whose product MKKPRLRRVDTFVQVHSQVKVPPKPGYNHRNTLLAPLSSRVRTATPVRPCGSLARVDLNAAAGRRRLRLPQRLGGGWLRRWRSATIATASLRRARSCGACWILRIRIPRGDAGVLELGMAGSCPSVAQKALLETPSSRRLSTPTKMNVRRGSHRARSIGRLAHVHTSGNLEEQTPRTLLKNIILTAPESSIMTPKSVVKPVPTPQVVRSSRQESSRGSLELQLPELEPPTTLALGLLAPGRRKQRLRLSVFQQEMDQGLPLSQEPRGNASASSLTSSLSLTFASPLQTQSVQRPGLARRPPTRRAVDVGAFLQDLRDTSLALASPGDSLRTPVATLPTDTVLEDTQPFSQPLVGHSPSVYHSLPFLSHTEAENSERAVSRRTQSSGSRLQNHNPGKPAQLLAGKAKKIDVLAVSLPNNSSAISGEDGVEPLQDGVGEEAEERMEESLSVSEVMGSTGTQGSVRTEKSKGHGEMTEALEAKEPEGSSEDEDISGRTASPELASSTTEFLQARRPQFLEPAPPPSTTVLSSEPLEPLPTRHPPRARTHGPRPRQDPHKTGLSHYVKLFSFYAKMPMEKKALEMVEKCLDKYFQHLCDDLEVFSAHAGRKTVRPEDLELLMRRQGLVNDQVSLHVLVERHLPLEYRQLLIPCAFSGNSVFPVQ is encoded by the exons atgaagaaaccaaggcttcGACGGGTTGACACGTTTGTCCAGGTGCACTCCCAAGTAAAAGTGCCTCCAAAACCAGGTTACAACCATCGCAACACATTGCTCGCGCCTCTGAGCAGTAGGGTTAGAACTGCAACTCCCGTGAGGCCGTGCGGCAGCCTCGCGAGAGTTGACTTAAATGCTGCGGCGGGAAGGCGGCGGCTTCGGCTACCTCAGCGGTTGGGAGGCGGATGGCTGAGGCGATGGCGGAGCGCTACAATCGCGACAGCGAGCCTACGACGCGCACGCTCTTGCGGCGCCTGCTGGATACTGCGGATACGCATACCCCGCGGCGACGCCGGAGTGCTAGAATTGGGTATGGCGGGGAGCTGCCCGAGCGT TGCCCAGAAAGCTCTACTTGAAACACCTTCCTCCAGGAGGCTGAGCACCCCAACAAAGATGAATGTGAGGCGAGGTTCCCATAGAGCTAGG TCTATTGGCAGGTTGGCCCATGTTCATACCAGTGGGAACCTGGAGGAACAGACACCCCGGACTCTGCTGAAAAACATAATTCTAACTG CCCCAGAATCTTCCATCATGACGCCAAAATCTGTGGTGAAGCCAGTGCCAACACCGCAAGTGGTCCGGTCCTCTAGACAGGAAAGCAGTCGGGGCAG CCTGGAGCTGCAACTTCCTGAGCTTGAGCCCCCCACAACCCTGGCTCTAGGTCTTCTGGCTCCtggcaggaggaagcagaggctgagATTGTCAGTGTTTCAGCAAGAAATGGACCAGGGACTGCCTCTCTCCCAAG AGCCTCGTGGGAATGCCAGTGCCTCCTCCCTCACCAG cTCCCTCAGTTTGACCTTTGCCTCACCTCTCCAAACACAGTCAGTACAAAGGCCTGGCTTGGCTCGCAGACCTCCTACCCGCCGAGCTGTAGATGTGGGTGCATTTTTGCAGGATCTGCGAGATACTTCTTTGGCCTTGGCTTCTCCAG GTGACAGCCTCAGAACCCCTGTTGCCACCCTGCCAACGGATACCGTTTTGGAGGACACTCAGCCCTTCTCCCAGCCCTTGGTTGGCCATTCCCCCAGTGTGTACCActccctgccctttctctctcacactgaGGCGGAAAATTCTGAGAGGGCTGTCAGTCGTAGGACACAGAGCAGTGGGTCTAGGCTGCAGAACCACA ATCCTGGAAAACCAGCTCAACTTCTGGcaggaaaggcaaagaaaattgATGTCCTTGCTGTGAGCCTCCCAAACAATAGCAGTGCTATCTCTGGAGAAGATGGAGTAGAGCCCTTACAGGATGGAGTTGGCgaggaggcagaggaaaggaTGGAGGAAAGTTTGAGTGTGAGTGAAGTGATGGGCTCAACAGGAACACAAGGTTCTGTCAGGACAGAAAAGTCTAAGGGACATGGAGAAATGACAGAAGCTCTTGAGGCCAAGGAGCCAGAAGGATCTTCAGAAGATGAGGACATCTCTGGCAGGACAG CAAGTCCAGAGTTGGCCTCCAGCACCACTGAGTTTCTTCAGGCCAGGCGACCTCAGTTTCTTGAGCCAGCCCCACCGCCTAGCACTACAGT CTTATCTTCAGAGCCTCTGGAGCCTCTACCGACCAGGCATCCCCCCAGGGCCCGAACCCATGGCCCCAGGCCCCGTCAAGATCCCCACAAGACTGGATTGAGCCACTATGTGAAACTCTTTAGCTTCTATGCTAAGATGCCCATGGAGAAGAAGGCTCTTGAGATGGTAGAGAAGTG CCTGGACAAGTATTTCCAGCATCTTTGTGATGACCTGGAGGTATTTTCTGCTCATGCTGGCCGCAAGACTGTGAGGCCAGAGGACCTGGAACTGTTGATGCGACG GCAGGGCCTGGTCAACGACCAAGTCTCCCTGCATGTGCTTGTGGAGCGGCATCTGCCCCTGGAGTACCGGCAGCTGCTCATCCCTTGTGCATTCAGTGGCAACTCTGTCTTCCCTGTGCAGTAG
- the CENPT gene encoding centromere protein T isoform X6, whose translation MNVRRGSHRARSIGRLAHVHTSGNLEEQTPRTLLKNIILTAPESSIMTPKSVVKPVPTPQVVRSSRQESSRGSLELQLPELEPPTTLALGLLAPGRRKQRLRLSVFQQEMDQGLPLSQAEPRGNASASSLTSSLSLTFASPLQTQSVQRPGLARRPPTRRAVDVGAFLQDLRDTSLALASPGDSLRTPVATLPTDTVLEDTQPFSQPLVGHSPSVYHSLPFLSHTEAENSERAVSRRTQSSGSRLQNHNPGKPAQLLAGKAKKIDVLAVSLPNNSSAISGEDGVEPLQDGVGEEAEERMEESLSVSEVMGSTGTQGSVRTEKSKGHGEMTEALEAKEPEGSSEDEDISGRTASPELASSTTEFLQARRPQFLEPAPPPSTTVLSSEPLEPLPTRHPPRARTHGPRPRQDPHKTGLSHYVKLFSFYAKMPMEKKALEMVEKCLDKYFQHLCDDLEVFSAHAGRKTVRPEDLELLMRRQGLVNDQVSLHVLVERHLPLEYRQLLIPCAFSGNSVFPVQ comes from the exons ATGAATGTGAGGCGAGGTTCCCATAGAGCTAGG TCTATTGGCAGGTTGGCCCATGTTCATACCAGTGGGAACCTGGAGGAACAGACACCCCGGACTCTGCTGAAAAACATAATTCTAACTG CCCCAGAATCTTCCATCATGACGCCAAAATCTGTGGTGAAGCCAGTGCCAACACCGCAAGTGGTCCGGTCCTCTAGACAGGAAAGCAGTCGGGGCAG CCTGGAGCTGCAACTTCCTGAGCTTGAGCCCCCCACAACCCTGGCTCTAGGTCTTCTGGCTCCtggcaggaggaagcagaggctgagATTGTCAGTGTTTCAGCAAGAAATGGACCAGGGACTGCCTCTCTCCCAAG cAGAGCCTCGTGGGAATGCCAGTGCCTCCTCCCTCACCAG cTCCCTCAGTTTGACCTTTGCCTCACCTCTCCAAACACAGTCAGTACAAAGGCCTGGCTTGGCTCGCAGACCTCCTACCCGCCGAGCTGTAGATGTGGGTGCATTTTTGCAGGATCTGCGAGATACTTCTTTGGCCTTGGCTTCTCCAG GTGACAGCCTCAGAACCCCTGTTGCCACCCTGCCAACGGATACCGTTTTGGAGGACACTCAGCCCTTCTCCCAGCCCTTGGTTGGCCATTCCCCCAGTGTGTACCActccctgccctttctctctcacactgaGGCGGAAAATTCTGAGAGGGCTGTCAGTCGTAGGACACAGAGCAGTGGGTCTAGGCTGCAGAACCACA ATCCTGGAAAACCAGCTCAACTTCTGGcaggaaaggcaaagaaaattgATGTCCTTGCTGTGAGCCTCCCAAACAATAGCAGTGCTATCTCTGGAGAAGATGGAGTAGAGCCCTTACAGGATGGAGTTGGCgaggaggcagaggaaaggaTGGAGGAAAGTTTGAGTGTGAGTGAAGTGATGGGCTCAACAGGAACACAAGGTTCTGTCAGGACAGAAAAGTCTAAGGGACATGGAGAAATGACAGAAGCTCTTGAGGCCAAGGAGCCAGAAGGATCTTCAGAAGATGAGGACATCTCTGGCAGGACAG CAAGTCCAGAGTTGGCCTCCAGCACCACTGAGTTTCTTCAGGCCAGGCGACCTCAGTTTCTTGAGCCAGCCCCACCGCCTAGCACTACAGT CTTATCTTCAGAGCCTCTGGAGCCTCTACCGACCAGGCATCCCCCCAGGGCCCGAACCCATGGCCCCAGGCCCCGTCAAGATCCCCACAAGACTGGATTGAGCCACTATGTGAAACTCTTTAGCTTCTATGCTAAGATGCCCATGGAGAAGAAGGCTCTTGAGATGGTAGAGAAGTG CCTGGACAAGTATTTCCAGCATCTTTGTGATGACCTGGAGGTATTTTCTGCTCATGCTGGCCGCAAGACTGTGAGGCCAGAGGACCTGGAACTGTTGATGCGACG GCAGGGCCTGGTCAACGACCAAGTCTCCCTGCATGTGCTTGTGGAGCGGCATCTGCCCCTGGAGTACCGGCAGCTGCTCATCCCTTGTGCATTCAGTGGCAACTCTGTCTTCCCTGTGCAGTAG